One part of the Phragmites australis chromosome 3, lpPhrAust1.1, whole genome shotgun sequence genome encodes these proteins:
- the LOC133913463 gene encoding LOW QUALITY PROTEIN: protein ARV 2-like (The sequence of the model RefSeq protein was modified relative to this genomic sequence to represent the inferred CDS: deleted 1 base in 1 codon) translates to MGDAQAEGEEGPRCVGCGRRVRTLFVQYSQGNIRLMKCDNCKAVADPYIECEFMIILIDLILHKTRAYRHLLFNKLSMGSCVDKGILCWSTLIYIALDAFHNYVVRLSFSKVNSVGGASSRSVFSTIFNCSEVIGDALLGNVIFVIMLFLAVRFILKLSFDITRYREVLFAVIISSYFKLFLFTMMVWEFPSSVVFIVEIFVLSSNVVALRVVSQFPKAHCFSVCFMAHAAKYLTERWILRTP, encoded by the exons ATGGGTGACGCGCAGGCGGAAGGGGAGGAGGGGCCGCGCTGCGTTGGCTGCGGCCGGCGCGTGAGGACGCTCTTCGTGCAGTACTCCCAGGGCAACATCCGCTTGATGAAATGT GATAACTGCAAGGCCGTTGCTGATCCCTACATCGAGTGCGAATTCATG ATCATTTTGATCGATCTGATCTTGCACAAGACAAGGGCATACCGTCATCTTCTGTTTAATAAGCTGAGCATGGGTTCATGTGTTGACAAG GGAATACTTTGCTGGTCTACTTTGATTTATATTGCTCTTGACGCAT TCCATAACTATGTA GTCAGATTATCCTTCTCAAAAGTAAACAGTGTTGGCGGGGCTTCTTCCAGGAGTGTTTTCTCAACAATTTTCAATTGTAGTGAG GTTATTGGTGATGCATTGTTAGGGAACGTCATATTTGTGATCATGTTATTCCTGGCAGTGCgatttattctcaaactttcTTTCGACATTACAAG GTATAGAGAGGTTCTGTTTGCAGTCATCATTTCAAGCTACTTCAAGTTGTTTCTTTTTACAATGATG GTTTGGGAGTTCCCGTCATCTGTTGTATTCATTGTTGAAATTTTTGTTCTCTCATCAAATGTTGTAGCCCTGAGAG TTGTTTCACAGTTTCCAAAAGCCCATTGTTTCAGTGTCTGCTTCATGGCGCATGCAGCAAAATACTTGACCGAGAGATGGATCCTTCGGACGCCATGA
- the LOC133913461 gene encoding histidinol dehydrogenase, chloroplastic isoform X1, with amino-acid sequence MGSLRAPPVSAPLVGIARVGFGSGLRFASPKVLNPKGLSTSRAMKSYRLSELSDAEVSGLKARPRIDFSSIFGTVNPIVEDVRVRGDAAVKDYTEKFDKVTLDGLVVRVTDLPDAELDPAVKEAFDVAYDNIYAFHVSQKLPEKTIENMKGVRCKRITRCIGSVGLYVPGGTAVLPSTALMLAVPAQIAGCKTIVLATPPSRDGSICKEVLYCAKKAGVTHILKAGGAQAISAMAWGTASCPKVEKIFGPGNQYVTAAKMILQNSEAMVSIDMPAGPSEVLVIADKYANPVHVAADLLSQAEHGPDSQVVLVIAGDGIDLGAIEAEVSKQCDALPRGEFASKALSHSFTVFAKDMVEAISFSNLYAPEHLIINVKDAEQWEELVENAGSVFFGQWTPESVGDYASGTNHVLPTYGYARMYSGVSLNSFLKYITVQSLTEEGLRRLGPYVAKMAEVEGLEAHKRAVTLRLQEVEATVIV; translated from the exons ATGGGCAGCTTGCGCGCTCCGCCGGTGTCGGCGCCGCTCGTCGGAATCGCGAGGGTAGGGTTTGGTTCAGGGCTCCGTTTTGCCTCCCCCAAAGTTCTCAATCCCAAAG GGTTAAGTACCAGTCGCGCGATGAAGTCGTATAGGCTGTCCGAGCTCAGCGACGCCGAGGTTAGCGGCCTCAAGGCGCGTCCTCGCATTGACTTCTCTTCCATTTTCGGCACG GTGAATCCGATTGTTGAGGATGTGCGTGTGCGAGGCGACGCAGCAGTTAAAGA TTATACAGAAAAGTTTGACAAGGTCACGCTTGATGGCTTGGTTGTGCGTGTTACTGATCTTCCAGACGCAGAG CTCGATCCAGCTGTGAAGGAAGCCTTCGATGTGGCATATGACAATATTTATGCCTTCCATGTTTCACAAAAGTTGCCTGAGAAGACAATTGAGAATATGAAA GGGGTAAGATGTAAGAGGATAACAAGATGCATTGGCTCTGTTGGACTGTATGTCCCAGGTGGCACTGCAGTCTTGCCTTCAACTGCGTTGATGCTTGCTGTG CCTGCACAAATTGCTGGATGCAAAACTATTGTTCTTGCAACACCTCCTAGTCGTGATGGTAGCATATGCAAG GAGGTTCTTTACTGTGCAAAAAAAGCTGGTGTTACACACATCTTGAAAGCTGGAGGAGCACAG GCAATCTCAGCTATGGCTTGGGGAACTGCATCATGCCCAAAG GTTGAGAAAATTTTTGGGCCTGGTAACCAGTATGTCACGGCTGCAAAAATGATTCTTCAG AACAGTGAAGCCATGGTCTCAATAGACATGCCTGCTGGCCCTTCAGAAGTTCTAGTCATTGCTGATAAATATGCAAACCCGGTTCATGTTGCTGCTGATCTTCTATCTCAG GCAGAACACGGCCCAGATAGTCAGGTTGTTCTAGTTATTGCTGGAGATGGTATTGATTTGGGTGCCATTGAAGCAGAAGTTAGCAAGCAGTGTGATGCTCTTCCAAGAGGTGAATTTGCTTCCAAAGCACTTAGCCACAGTTTCACTGTGTTTGCCAAAGATATGGTTGAG GCAATATCATTCTCCAATTTGTATGCCCCTGAGCATTTGATAATCAATGTAAAGGATGCTGAGCAGTGGGAGGAGCTAGTCGAGAATGCAG GGTCAGTTTTCTTTGGGCAATGGACCCCGGAGAGCGTGGGTGATTATGCAAGCGGAACGAACCATGTCCTTCCAACCTACGGTTATGCGAGGATGTACAGCGGCGTATCACTGAATTCTTTCCTCAAATACATTACTGTTCAATCCCTAACAGAGGAAGGTCTGAGAAGGCTGGGTCCATACGTCGCCAAGATGGCCGAAGTAGAAGGGCTAGAGGCGCACAAGAGAGCTGTTACCCTCAGGCTGCAAGAGGTTGAGGCCACGGTGATTGTCTAG
- the LOC133913461 gene encoding histidinol dehydrogenase, chloroplastic isoform X2, whose amino-acid sequence MKSYRLSELSDAEVSGLKARPRIDFSSIFGTVNPIVEDVRVRGDAAVKDYTEKFDKVTLDGLVVRVTDLPDAELDPAVKEAFDVAYDNIYAFHVSQKLPEKTIENMKGVRCKRITRCIGSVGLYVPGGTAVLPSTALMLAVPAQIAGCKTIVLATPPSRDGSICKEVLYCAKKAGVTHILKAGGAQAISAMAWGTASCPKVEKIFGPGNQYVTAAKMILQNSEAMVSIDMPAGPSEVLVIADKYANPVHVAADLLSQAEHGPDSQVVLVIAGDGIDLGAIEAEVSKQCDALPRGEFASKALSHSFTVFAKDMVEAISFSNLYAPEHLIINVKDAEQWEELVENAGSVFFGQWTPESVGDYASGTNHVLPTYGYARMYSGVSLNSFLKYITVQSLTEEGLRRLGPYVAKMAEVEGLEAHKRAVTLRLQEVEATVIV is encoded by the exons ATGAAGTCGTATAGGCTGTCCGAGCTCAGCGACGCCGAGGTTAGCGGCCTCAAGGCGCGTCCTCGCATTGACTTCTCTTCCATTTTCGGCACG GTGAATCCGATTGTTGAGGATGTGCGTGTGCGAGGCGACGCAGCAGTTAAAGA TTATACAGAAAAGTTTGACAAGGTCACGCTTGATGGCTTGGTTGTGCGTGTTACTGATCTTCCAGACGCAGAG CTCGATCCAGCTGTGAAGGAAGCCTTCGATGTGGCATATGACAATATTTATGCCTTCCATGTTTCACAAAAGTTGCCTGAGAAGACAATTGAGAATATGAAA GGGGTAAGATGTAAGAGGATAACAAGATGCATTGGCTCTGTTGGACTGTATGTCCCAGGTGGCACTGCAGTCTTGCCTTCAACTGCGTTGATGCTTGCTGTG CCTGCACAAATTGCTGGATGCAAAACTATTGTTCTTGCAACACCTCCTAGTCGTGATGGTAGCATATGCAAG GAGGTTCTTTACTGTGCAAAAAAAGCTGGTGTTACACACATCTTGAAAGCTGGAGGAGCACAG GCAATCTCAGCTATGGCTTGGGGAACTGCATCATGCCCAAAG GTTGAGAAAATTTTTGGGCCTGGTAACCAGTATGTCACGGCTGCAAAAATGATTCTTCAG AACAGTGAAGCCATGGTCTCAATAGACATGCCTGCTGGCCCTTCAGAAGTTCTAGTCATTGCTGATAAATATGCAAACCCGGTTCATGTTGCTGCTGATCTTCTATCTCAG GCAGAACACGGCCCAGATAGTCAGGTTGTTCTAGTTATTGCTGGAGATGGTATTGATTTGGGTGCCATTGAAGCAGAAGTTAGCAAGCAGTGTGATGCTCTTCCAAGAGGTGAATTTGCTTCCAAAGCACTTAGCCACAGTTTCACTGTGTTTGCCAAAGATATGGTTGAG GCAATATCATTCTCCAATTTGTATGCCCCTGAGCATTTGATAATCAATGTAAAGGATGCTGAGCAGTGGGAGGAGCTAGTCGAGAATGCAG GGTCAGTTTTCTTTGGGCAATGGACCCCGGAGAGCGTGGGTGATTATGCAAGCGGAACGAACCATGTCCTTCCAACCTACGGTTATGCGAGGATGTACAGCGGCGTATCACTGAATTCTTTCCTCAAATACATTACTGTTCAATCCCTAACAGAGGAAGGTCTGAGAAGGCTGGGTCCATACGTCGCCAAGATGGCCGAAGTAGAAGGGCTAGAGGCGCACAAGAGAGCTGTTACCCTCAGGCTGCAAGAGGTTGAGGCCACGGTGATTGTCTAG
- the LOC133913460 gene encoding WPP domain-associated protein-like: MEAAQPVLSDRTNPLLNRSDSPSGFSHHRSHADNGAGFYNGAYSFLDTRPCTTRFSSGSVTSEDSPVLTPRLLSFKSSSSPDNYSEWPERAVASRSNRYLSDSNAKARCAEYLVSMRVEVDAQLSKLNGGVTGLEGYALPDNGHVIGGELLGRSLDVMLIEIDERFNALKLLMGAVFRQAREMLGSVNSSVSDLQSEHELQLEVFGAVIGECIGGLQEQLERKLYEQIKITNTMSRNWKEAIAQFAATREDLGALCKLLLPSVPEAHISNSKHESSGNRSNKWKYSFFGKKTKEDRSPRAEESKSFRKQKSFGAKDVISEKSDFRHLNGMSREEVISYFKSEISKLKRMHESALQEKTEELFRFKREKGSHALKNDVEFEPLRKKIPEIISRMEQIISKNINIPSVCMTHDELDERCRLTSRIDALYYENQHLRGLLADKMKDSKELSSQLSETSRELSLQLSSEEELLRQIDKIKEEYEDLRIEGDVRDGLYQTVTRRLLDDSMNNMDGVALNFNARVSSLESVISEKDRALCLSNEEKCKLKEKLAQLENLCLIQDHQEDPEIIKQESTEIFLRDIEVKTHTSPRRSHVRDLQYDELVKLNSSLDIPSGALKETDKENLDRCSSLTKNEQEKQLECILVSIMKLSKEFVDIEQKLSMERTENRSEDLSDHCNHMVRQAVVLTKIGLWYKQMLETRRSELQKAEAKVVILGDKVNAHLSLLQKIYVTLDRYSPTLQHHPVLLDAFLKTCKLVADLRSKQSECDYCDTT; encoded by the exons AGGCCCTGCACGACCAGATTCAGCAGCGGGTCAGTGACGTCTGAAGATTCACCAGTACTGACGCCCAGGTTGCTGTCTTTCAAGTCCAGCTCCAGCCCTGACAACTACTCTGAATGGCCCGAAAGAGCGGTTGCATCGCGGTCGAACAGATACCTCTCCGACTCGAATGCGAAGGCCCGTTGCGCCGAGTACCTGGTTTCGATGAGGGTGGAGGTTGATGCGCAGCTCAGCAAGCTCAATGGGGGTGTAACCGGCCTGGAGGGCTATGCCTTGCCGGACAATGGCCATGTGATCGGTGGTGAACTCCTAGGCAGGTCCCTTGATGTCATGCTGATTGAGATAGATGAAAGATTCAACGCCCTGAAGCTGCTGATGGGTGCCGTGTTCCGGCAGGCGAGGGAGATGCTTGGATCGGTCAACTCGTCGGTGTCTGATCTCCAGTCGGAGCATGAGCTGCAGCTGGAAGTCTTTGGTGCCGTGATCGGAGAGTGCATCGGTGGCCTGCAGGAGCAGCTAGAGAGGAAGCTGTACGAGCAAATTAAAATCACAAACACCATGAGTAGGAATTGGAAGGAAGCCATAGCTCAGTTTGCTGCCACGCGCGAAGATCTCGGTGCTCTTTGTAAGCTGCTATTGCCTTCAGTACCAGAAGCACATATTTCTAATAGTAAGCACGAAAGTTCAGGCAATAGGAGTAACAAATGGAAGTACAGTTTCTttggaaagaaaacaaaagaggaTCGTTCACCACGCGCTGAGGAAAGCAAGAGTTTCAGGAAGCAAAAATCCTTTGGTGCAAAGGAtgtcatctcagaaaaatcTGACTTTCGCCACCTCAACGGTATGAGTAGAGAGGAAGTGATAAGCTATTTTAAGTCTGAGATCAGCAAATTGAAGAGGATGCATGAATCAGCACTGCAAGAGAAGACGGAAGAACTGTTCAGGTTTAAACGAGAGAAGGGTTCACATGCTCTTAAGAATGACGTCGAATTTGAACCTTTGAGAAAGAAAATTCCAGAGATCATATCGAGAATGGAACAAATCATTTCCAAGAACATAAATATACCTTCGGTTTGCATGACTCACGATGAACTCGATGAGAGATGCCGACTGACAAGCAGAATCGATGCTTTGTACTACGAAAACCAGCATCTTCGAGGATTGCTTGCGGATAAGATGAAGGATTCTAAGGAATTATCATCTCAGCTATCCGAAACCAGTAGAGAACTGTCTCTTCAATTATCGTCGGAAGAAGAGCTCCTGAGACAAATTGACAAAATTAAAGAAGAGTACGAGGACCTCCGAATTGAAGGTGATGTTAGAGATGGACTGTACCAAACTGTTACAAGAAGATTGCTTGATGACTCTATGAACAACATGGATGGCGTTGCGCTGAATTTTAATGCTAGAGTGTCTTCACTTGAATCTGTAATCTCTGAAAAAGATAGGGCATTGTGTTTATCTAACGAAGAAAAATGCAAGTTAAAGGAGAAGTTAGCGCAACTAGAAAATCTGTGTTTGATCCAAGATCACCAAGAAGATCCTGAAATCATCAAACAAGAGAGCACAGAAATTTTTCTGCGTGATATCGAGGTGAAAACTCACACATCACCGAGAAGATCACACGTGCGAGACCTGCAGTATGATGAACTTGTCAAACTGAACTCAAGTTTAGATATTCCATCAGGTGCCCTGAAGGAAACTGACAAGGAAAACTTGGATCGTTGTAGTAGTCTCACTAAGAATGAGCAAGAAAAGCAGCTGGAGTGTATTTTGGTATCTATTATGAAACTGTCAAAAGAATTTGTGGATATTGAGCAAAAACTGTCAATGGAAAGAACTGAAAACAG ATCAGAGGATTTGAGTGATCATTGCAATCACATGGTCAGACAAGCTGTGGTACTAACAAAAATAGGCCTCTGGTATAAACAAATGCTTGAAACAAGACGTTCTGAGCTCCAAAAGGCGGAAGCCAAG GTCGTAATCTTGGGCGACAAGGTGAATGCACATTTAAGCCTTCTTCAGAAGATATATGTAACTCTTGATCGCTACTCTCCTACGTTGCAGCATCATCCTGTA CTGCTGGATGCTTTCTTGAAGACATGCAAGCTTGTTGCAGATTTGCGAAGTAAACAGAGTGAATGTGATTATTGTGATACGACATGA